In a single window of the Sphingosinicella microcystinivorans genome:
- a CDS encoding transcriptional regulator domain-containing protein — protein sequence MLSIDWRLPAAYRHAKHIPAAGFAWEYLRRNDDYRQAFQTIALTGGPSGRDLEAFADRWGLRFPVRSRRAV from the coding sequence ATGCTTAGCATCGACTGGCGTTTGCCGGCGGCATACAGACACGCGAAGCATATTCCGGCCGCCGGTTTCGCTTGGGAATATCTGCGCCGGAATGACGATTATCGTCAGGCGTTCCAGACCATCGCACTGACCGGGGGACCGTCCGGCCGCGACCTTGAAGCGTTCGCGGATCGCTGGGGGTTGCGATTTCCCGTGCGATCCCGACGCGCCGTATGA
- a CDS encoding DUF2285 domain-containing protein: MLSPVEHKNGDTEPILTLAHLAALDLRRAADGWHGIWQVDGVAHQFWLPEAVPDAAAFYAVTLPMDSFLELRAHAARRLWRSLNGRAPGPDFRAVPAQLRQWHILSLRALDARLRGESYRTIAEVLLGFRGSKEDFENDPRKNKARRLVAHGIKMMCGGYRLLLHYPIKPGKR; encoded by the coding sequence ATGCTCTCGCCGGTCGAGCATAAGAACGGTGACACCGAACCAATATTGACGCTGGCTCATCTCGCCGCCCTCGACCTGCGCCGCGCTGCCGATGGCTGGCATGGTATCTGGCAGGTGGATGGCGTGGCACATCAATTCTGGCTGCCCGAGGCGGTGCCCGACGCAGCCGCTTTCTATGCCGTCACCCTGCCGATGGATTCCTTTCTGGAGCTGCGCGCCCACGCTGCGCGCCGTCTTTGGCGGTCCCTCAATGGCCGCGCGCCCGGTCCCGACTTCCGGGCCGTTCCTGCCCAACTCCGGCAATGGCATATCCTGTCCCTGCGCGCGCTCGACGCCCGACTACGCGGAGAAAGCTATCGCACCATCGCCGAAGTCCTGCTCGGCTTTCGCGGCTCCAAGGAGGATTTCGAGAACGACCCGCGCAAGAACAAGGCTCGCCGTCTGGTTGCGCACGGCATAAAGATGATGTGCGGCGGCTATCGCCTGTTGCTCCACTACCCTATCAAGCCCGGCAAGCGTTGA
- a CDS encoding GNAT family N-acetyltransferase → MTLLKTLRLILSPCAPVDRVNFIQLELDPEVMRFLNNGAVDHDRIDSTTAPFLMPRGTEPNVWTARRNADDEFVGWFCLLPKGRALAEIGYRLRREAWGQGLATEGALALIGWGFEVAGYDKIVANTMAVNQGSRRVMEKVGMKHTRTDFLDFPDPIPGTEHGEVTYELTCSEWANN, encoded by the coding sequence ATGACCTTACTAAAGACGCTGCGTTTGATTCTCAGTCCTTGCGCCCCGGTGGATCGTGTTAACTTCATCCAGCTAGAGCTTGACCCAGAAGTGATGCGGTTTCTTAACAATGGTGCGGTTGATCATGACAGGATCGATTCGACGACCGCGCCATTTCTCATGCCACGAGGAACCGAGCCGAACGTCTGGACAGCGCGACGCAATGCGGATGACGAGTTCGTCGGCTGGTTCTGCTTGTTGCCGAAAGGGAGGGCGTTAGCTGAGATCGGATATCGACTGCGCCGGGAAGCTTGGGGGCAGGGGCTGGCAACTGAAGGAGCTTTGGCTCTTATCGGTTGGGGCTTCGAGGTCGCGGGATATGACAAGATTGTGGCCAATACAATGGCGGTCAACCAAGGGTCGCGCCGTGTAATGGAGAAGGTTGGTATGAAACACACGCGGACGGATTTCTTGGATTTTCCCGACCCCATACCCGGCACGGAGCACGGCGAGGTAACGTATGAGTTGACCTGTTCAGAATGGGCCAACAATTGA